In Mastomys coucha isolate ucsf_1 unplaced genomic scaffold, UCSF_Mcou_1 pScaffold20, whole genome shotgun sequence, one DNA window encodes the following:
- the Mrpl35 gene encoding 39S ribosomal protein L35, mitochondrial isoform X1, with protein MAASIFTGAVRAASGILRPLNVLASSTYRNCARNACLNSALYTIHFRHIQTSVVSSAPRLVTSVRHLAYGHTATVLNRVATLVPNVLKPPVRALTYCSTRKGKRKTVKSVVHRFLRLHSGLWLRRRAGYKKKLWKKSTARKRRLREFVFCSKTQSKLLDKMTTAFWKRRNWYVDDPYQMYHDRTNLRV; from the exons ATGGCCGCTTCGATCTTCACGGGCGCCGTGAGAGCTGCCTCAG GAATATTACGCCCTCTGAATGTCTTGGCATCTTCAACCTATCGGAACTGTGCCAGGAATGCCTGTCTTAATTCTGCACTGTACACCATTCATTTTAGACATATTCAGACGTCAGTTGTTTCCTCTGCTCCAAGACTTGTCACATCTGTCAGACACCTGGCATATGGGCATACTGCAACAGTCCTTAATAG aGTGGCCACATTGGTTCCCAATGTCCTGAAGCCACCAGTCAGAGCTCTAACATACTGCAGCACACGGAAAGGCAAGAGAAAGACGGTAAAATCGGTCGTGCATCGCTTCCTCCGACTTCATTCTGGCCTTTGGCTAAGGAGAAGG GCTGGCTATAagaaaaaattatggaaaaagTCAACTGCAAGAAAGAGGCGCTTGAGGGAATTTGTGTTCTGCAGCAAGACCCAGAGTAAACTCCTAGATAAAATGACGACGGCTTTCTGGAAGAGGCGCAACTGGTACGTTGATGATCCTTACCAGATGTACCATGACCGAACAAACCTGCGAGTATAG
- the Mrpl35 gene encoding 39S ribosomal protein L35, mitochondrial isoform X2 produces MAASIFTGAVRAASGILRPLNVLASSTYRNCARNACLNSALYTIHFRHIQTSVVSSAPRLVTSVRHLAYGHTATVLNRVATLVPNVLKPPVRALTYCSTRKGKRKTVKSVVHRFLRLHSGLWLRRRAGYKKKLWKKSTARKRRLREFVFCSKTQSKLLDKMTTAFWKRRNWNLHGFDG; encoded by the exons ATGGCCGCTTCGATCTTCACGGGCGCCGTGAGAGCTGCCTCAG GAATATTACGCCCTCTGAATGTCTTGGCATCTTCAACCTATCGGAACTGTGCCAGGAATGCCTGTCTTAATTCTGCACTGTACACCATTCATTTTAGACATATTCAGACGTCAGTTGTTTCCTCTGCTCCAAGACTTGTCACATCTGTCAGACACCTGGCATATGGGCATACTGCAACAGTCCTTAATAG aGTGGCCACATTGGTTCCCAATGTCCTGAAGCCACCAGTCAGAGCTCTAACATACTGCAGCACACGGAAAGGCAAGAGAAAGACGGTAAAATCGGTCGTGCATCGCTTCCTCCGACTTCATTCTGGCCTTTGGCTAAGGAGAAGG GCTGGCTATAagaaaaaattatggaaaaagTCAACTGCAAGAAAGAGGCGCTTGAGGGAATTTGTGTTCTGCAGCAAGACCCAGAGTAAACTCCTAGATAAAATGACGACGGCTTTCTGGAAGAGGCGCAACTG
- the Mrpl35 gene encoding 39S ribosomal protein L35, mitochondrial isoform X3 — MAASIFTGAVRAASGILRPLNVLASSTYRNCARNACLNSALYTIHFRHIQTSVVSSAPRLVTSVRHLAYGHTATVLNRVATLVPNVLKPPVRALTYCSTRKGKRKTVKSVVHRFLRLHSGLWLRRRAGYKKKLWKKSTARKRRLREFVFCSKTQSKLLDKMTTAFWKRRN; from the exons ATGGCCGCTTCGATCTTCACGGGCGCCGTGAGAGCTGCCTCAG GAATATTACGCCCTCTGAATGTCTTGGCATCTTCAACCTATCGGAACTGTGCCAGGAATGCCTGTCTTAATTCTGCACTGTACACCATTCATTTTAGACATATTCAGACGTCAGTTGTTTCCTCTGCTCCAAGACTTGTCACATCTGTCAGACACCTGGCATATGGGCATACTGCAACAGTCCTTAATAG aGTGGCCACATTGGTTCCCAATGTCCTGAAGCCACCAGTCAGAGCTCTAACATACTGCAGCACACGGAAAGGCAAGAGAAAGACGGTAAAATCGGTCGTGCATCGCTTCCTCCGACTTCATTCTGGCCTTTGGCTAAGGAGAAGG GCTGGCTATAagaaaaaattatggaaaaagTCAACTGCAAGAAAGAGGCGCTTGAGGGAATTTGTGTTCTGCAGCAAGACCCAGAGTAAACTCCTAGATAAAATGACGACGGCTTTCTGGAAGAGGCGCAACTG